The Deltaproteobacteria bacterium genome has a segment encoding these proteins:
- a CDS encoding ABC transporter substrate-binding protein yields the protein MKTARTLVTVALALVVAAYSAVPSARGAGAPYKVGAVLEVTGGLSFLGQPGKNTFMMIEEEINDSGGINGHPLKLIIYDTEGKPTRAVTSVQKLIKRDKVCAILGPFSSGSALAVIPIEQEAEIPTIALGASRKIVEPVKKWIFNTVQTDRNAVSRIYEFMRRAGISKVGIITVSNGFGDSGREQLIKLSSQYGIQVVADEKFGSKDSDMTAQLTAIQRTDAEAVICWTVGPTEAIVTKNWKQLAMKIPLYQSHGAASKKFLAMTGKAAEGIIFPAPKLIVADQIPESDPQKPVLIRYREAYESKFHHSVSKFGGNAHDAIRIIAKALESVGPDSTKIREYIENLKGYTGVVGVYNYSPTNHNGLTKDYFVMVKVVNGDWKLLK from the coding sequence ATGAAGACAGCCAGAACATTGGTCACCGTTGCATTGGCGCTTGTAGTCGCTGCATATTCCGCAGTCCCGTCCGCCAGGGGAGCAGGTGCACCTTACAAGGTCGGTGCCGTCCTCGAGGTGACCGGGGGGCTATCCTTCCTCGGACAGCCCGGTAAGAACACCTTCATGATGATCGAGGAAGAGATCAACGATTCAGGGGGCATAAACGGCCATCCACTGAAGCTGATCATCTATGACACCGAGGGAAAGCCGACCCGCGCCGTTACTTCGGTTCAAAAACTTATTAAGAGAGACAAGGTCTGCGCCATTCTCGGACCGTTCTCGAGTGGTTCGGCCCTGGCTGTGATTCCCATCGAACAAGAGGCGGAAATACCCACCATCGCCCTGGGAGCGAGTCGGAAGATCGTCGAGCCGGTCAAGAAATGGATTTTCAACACCGTCCAGACGGACAGGAACGCCGTGTCTCGTATCTATGAGTTCATGAGAAGAGCGGGAATAAGCAAGGTCGGCATCATAACGGTCTCCAACGGATTCGGCGACAGCGGCCGCGAGCAGCTTATCAAGCTCTCCTCGCAGTACGGCATCCAGGTCGTGGCAGATGAGAAGTTCGGCTCAAAGGACTCCGATATGACCGCTCAGTTGACGGCGATTCAGAGGACAGACGCCGAAGCGGTTATCTGCTGGACCGTGGGTCCCACGGAGGCCATTGTGACCAAGAATTGGAAGCAGCTCGCCATGAAGATCCCCCTCTATCAGAGCCATGGTGCGGCATCGAAGAAGTTTCTGGCCATGACCGGAAAAGCCGCCGAGGGGATTATCTTCCCGGCCCCGAAGCTCATCGTTGCGGATCAGATCCCCGAATCAGACCCTCAAAAACCGGTTCTGATAAGGTATCGGGAGGCATACGAATCTAAGTTCCACCATTCCGTCAGCAAGTTCGGCGGCAATGCCCATGATGCCATCCGTATCATAGCCAAGGCGCTGGAAAGTGTAGGGCCCGATTCCACGAAAATCAGGGAATACATCGAGAACCTCAAGGGCTACACCGGAGTCGTGGGAGTCTACAACTACTCGCCTACAAACCATAACGGGCTGACAAAGGACTACTTTGTCATGGTCAAGGTGGTAAATGGCGACTGGAAACTGCTCAAGTAA